Proteins encoded by one window of Salvia splendens isolate huo1 chromosome 5, SspV2, whole genome shotgun sequence:
- the LOC121805910 gene encoding heptahelical transmembrane protein 4-like: protein MGKNEANRSAVKSYDGSDENLVSRSSSREGEGKKLWKKVKYQLVEYHALPGYLKDNEYILAHYRAEWPLKQALLSVFSIHNETLNVWTHLIGFFLFLSLTIYTAMKVPNVVDLNLPSALRNADFQKLHAELITSLPSLPHMPDLQRLREELKTALPSMNLSPYLSNWHIVELLSNCLPENLTHSNHTDTCVLHHMKEDVANIIAPLLVRPITRWPFFAFLGGAMFCLLASSTCHLLSCHSERVAYVMLRLDYAGIAALISTSFYPPVYYSFMCYPFFCNLYMGFITLLGIGTILASLLPMFQSPEYRTFRASLFFGMGFSGAAPILHKLILFWHQPEALHTTGYEVLMGLFYGIGALVYAMRIPERWMPGKFDIAGHSHQLFHVLVVAGAYTHYRAGLVYLRWRDLQGC, encoded by the exons ATGGGTAAGAATGAGGCGAATCGTAGTGCGGTGAAATCGTACGATGGATCGGATGAGAATTTGGTATCGCGTTCTTCGTCGAGAGAAGGGGAAGGGAAGAAATTGTGGAAGAAGGTGAAATATCAGCTGGTGGAGTACCACGCGCTGCCTGGATATTTGAAGGATAATGAGTATATCCTAGCTCATTACAGGGCTGAATGGCCTCTGAAGCAGGCCTTGCTCAGCGTTTTCTCCATTCACAATGAGACTCTCAACGTTTGGAC GCATTTGATTGGATTcttccttttcctctctctAACCATTTACACTGCAATGAAGGTTCCAAATGTTGTCGACCTGAATTTGCCAAGTGCACTCAGGAATGCGGATTTTCAAAAATTGCATGCAGAACTTATTACTAGTCTCCCATCCTTGCCACATATGCCCGATCTTCAGAGGCTTCGTGAGGAGTTGAAAACTGCATTGCCTTCAATGAACTTGTCACCATACTTATCTAATTGGCACATCGTGGAACTCCTCTCTAACTGTTTACCAGAGAATCTGACTCACAGCAACCACACTGATACTTGTGTTCTG CATCATATGAAAGAGGATGTGGCGAACATAATAGCTCCATTGTTGGTGAGGCCAATCACCCGTTGGCCATTCTTTGCTTTCTTGGGCGGGGCTATGTTTTGCTTGTTAGCCAGCAGCACATGCCACTTGCTCTCCTGTCACTCTGAGCGCGTAGCATACGTCATGCTTCGGCTCGACTATGCAGGGATTGCTGCTCTTATCTCGACATCCTTCTACCCACCCGTATACTACTCCTTCATGTGCTATCCTTTTTTCTGCAATCTCTACATGGGCTTCATTACTCTACTGGGAATTGGCACAATCCTGGCATCTCTTCTTCCGATGTTCCAAAGCCCCGAGTACCGCACCTTCCGAGCATCCCTCTTCTTTGGGATGGGTTTCTCTGGCGCAGCCCCCATCTTACACAAGCTAATCTTGTTCTGGCACCAGCCGGAGGCGCTCCACACTACAGGATACGAAGTTTTGATGGGACTGTTTTACGGCATAGGAGCACTGGTATATGCAATGAGAATCCCAGAGAGATGGATGCCGGGGAAATTCGACATTGCTGGCCACAGCCACCAGCTCTTCCACGTTCTTGTTGTAGCCGGAGCTTATACGCATTATCGTGCAGGACTTGTGTATCTCAGGTGGAGAGACCTGCAAGGATGCTGA
- the LOC121806004 gene encoding nuclear pore complex protein NUP50A-like isoform X2: MGDAENLQPSKKRAAGVQLSRENPGLDDNEPEQETGTFKKASDDVLAKRKIVKVRRQQISTPAAPPPSSSNPFAAIRLIPPTSSAPSHVEAHSGQSKEAESKSENKVDEPSNDESTKDEKTDVKDDNSKQSGNKVDDSKPQPDDTNDNVVDEPSKDESTKVEKIAVIDDDSKQSENKVVDSKPQPDDTNANVVDQEKNNSVAEVVAEGGNSGDGSTKSTEADTVVTQTGKDVKDCGDEKEKENEAAAEKNEETVPFGSFQQLSSSQNAFTSLSGTGFSGTSFSFGSITTDGTAPKSDSTTFSFGGSNGSSIFGSVGASTISKSESTKFPPKQEVPLETGEENEKAVFTADSILFEYIGGSWKERGKGELKVNTSTTGTGKARLVMRARGNYRLILNASLYPDMKLTNMDKKGITFACVNSAGEGKDTLSTFALKFKDPSIVEDFRAEVNKHKSTAPVALRTPENSPKADE; this comes from the coding sequence ATGGGGGATGCAGAAAACCTTCAACCATCTAAAAAGAGAGCTGCTGGAGTCCAACTATCTCGTGAAAACCCTGGCCTGGATGACAATGAACCGGAACAAGAGACAGGAACCTTTAAGAAAGCAAGTGATGATGTTTTGGCCAAAAGAAAAATAGTGAAAGTACGTCGCCAGCAAATTTCAACTCCAGCTGCCCCACCTCCATCTTCTTCTAATCCTTTTGCTGCCATCCGGTTGATTCCTCCTACTTCATCTGCTCCTTCGCATGTAGAGGCACACAGTGGTCAGAGTAAGGAAGCTGAGAGCAAATCCGAAAATAAGGTTGACGAACCATCAAATGATGAATCCACCAAGGATGAAAAAACTGATGTCAAGGATGACAATTCTAAGCAATCTGGAAACAAGGTTGAtgactcaaaacctcaaccagATGATACAAATGATAATGTGGTTGACGAACCATCAAAAGATGAATCCACCAAGGTTGAAAAAATTGCTGTCATCGATGACGATTCTAAGCAATCTGAAAACAAGGTTGTtgactcaaaacctcaaccagATGATACAAATGCTAATGTGGTTGACCAAGAGAAGAATAACTCTGTGGCAGAGGTAGTTGCGGAAGGTGGGAATTCTGGGGATGGGTCGACAAAGTCTACAGAAGCTGATACTGTTGTAACACAAACAGGGAAGGATGTAAAAGATTGTGGAGATGAAAAGGAGAAAGAGAATGAGGCAGCTGCAGAAAAGAATGAAGAAACTGTCCCATTTGGCTCATTTCAACAACTATCAAGTAGCCAAAATGCTTTCACCAGTCTTAGTGGAACAGGTTTTTCTGGTACCTCATTCTCATTTGGATCGATTACTACAGATGGTACTGCCCCAAAGAGTGACTCTACTACCTTCAGTTTTGGTGGTTCTAATGGAAGCTCTATTTTTGGTAGTGTTGGGGCAAGTACTATCAGTAAGAGCGAGAGCACCAAATTTCCTCCAAAGCAGGAGGTTCCTCTGGAAACCggagaagaaaatgagaaagCTGTTTTCACTGCAGATTCTATTCTTTTTGAATATATCGGTGGATCTTGGAAGGAGCGAGGGAAAGGGGAACTGAAGGTTAATACATCGACAACAGGGACAGGAAAAGCCAGACTTGTTATGAGGGCTCGAGGAAATTATCGATTAATTCTGAATGCTAGCCTTTATCCAGACATGAAGCTTACGAATATGGACAAGAAAGGCATCACTTTTGCCTGCGTGAACAGCGCTGGTGAGGGGAAAGATACACTTTCAACATTTGCTCTGAAATTTAAGGATCCTTCTATAGTTGAAGATTTTCGAGCAGAGGTCAACAAGCACAAGTCTACTGCTCCAGTAGCACTGAGAACCCCAGAAAATTCTCCCAAAGCTGATGAATGA
- the LOC121806004 gene encoding nuclear pore complex protein NUP50A-like isoform X1 — MSMLGLLCSSGLNKSELYSSFVFLPAMGDAENLQPSKKRAAGVQLSRENPGLDDNEPEQETGTFKKASDDVLAKRKIVKVRRQQISTPAAPPPSSSNPFAAIRLIPPTSSAPSHVEAHSGQSKEAESKSENKVDEPSNDESTKDEKTDVKDDNSKQSGNKVDDSKPQPDDTNDNVVDEPSKDESTKVEKIAVIDDDSKQSENKVVDSKPQPDDTNANVVDQEKNNSVAEVVAEGGNSGDGSTKSTEADTVVTQTGKDVKDCGDEKEKENEAAAEKNEETVPFGSFQQLSSSQNAFTSLSGTGFSGTSFSFGSITTDGTAPKSDSTTFSFGGSNGSSIFGSVGASTISKSESTKFPPKQEVPLETGEENEKAVFTADSILFEYIGGSWKERGKGELKVNTSTTGTGKARLVMRARGNYRLILNASLYPDMKLTNMDKKGITFACVNSAGEGKDTLSTFALKFKDPSIVEDFRAEVNKHKSTAPVALRTPENSPKADE; from the exons ATGAGCATGTTG GGACTGCTGTGTTCCAGTGGACTGAATAAAAGCGAACTCTACtctagttttgtttttttaccaGCAATGGGGGATGCAGAAAACCTTCAACCATCTAAAAAGAGAGCTGCTGGAGTCCAACTATCTCGTGAAAACCCTGGCCTGGATGACAATGAACCGGAACAAGAGACAGGAACCTTTAAGAAAGCAAGTGATGATGTTTTGGCCAAAAGAAAAATAGTGAAAGTACGTCGCCAGCAAATTTCAACTCCAGCTGCCCCACCTCCATCTTCTTCTAATCCTTTTGCTGCCATCCGGTTGATTCCTCCTACTTCATCTGCTCCTTCGCATGTAGAGGCACACAGTGGTCAGAGTAAGGAAGCTGAGAGCAAATCCGAAAATAAGGTTGACGAACCATCAAATGATGAATCCACCAAGGATGAAAAAACTGATGTCAAGGATGACAATTCTAAGCAATCTGGAAACAAGGTTGAtgactcaaaacctcaaccagATGATACAAATGATAATGTGGTTGACGAACCATCAAAAGATGAATCCACCAAGGTTGAAAAAATTGCTGTCATCGATGACGATTCTAAGCAATCTGAAAACAAGGTTGTtgactcaaaacctcaaccagATGATACAAATGCTAATGTGGTTGACCAAGAGAAGAATAACTCTGTGGCAGAGGTAGTTGCGGAAGGTGGGAATTCTGGGGATGGGTCGACAAAGTCTACAGAAGCTGATACTGTTGTAACACAAACAGGGAAGGATGTAAAAGATTGTGGAGATGAAAAGGAGAAAGAGAATGAGGCAGCTGCAGAAAAGAATGAAGAAACTGTCCCATTTGGCTCATTTCAACAACTATCAAGTAGCCAAAATGCTTTCACCAGTCTTAGTGGAACAGGTTTTTCTGGTACCTCATTCTCATTTGGATCGATTACTACAGATGGTACTGCCCCAAAGAGTGACTCTACTACCTTCAGTTTTGGTGGTTCTAATGGAAGCTCTATTTTTGGTAGTGTTGGGGCAAGTACTATCAGTAAGAGCGAGAGCACCAAATTTCCTCCAAAGCAGGAGGTTCCTCTGGAAACCggagaagaaaatgagaaagCTGTTTTCACTGCAGATTCTATTCTTTTTGAATATATCGGTGGATCTTGGAAGGAGCGAGGGAAAGGGGAACTGAAGGTTAATACATCGACAACAGGGACAGGAAAAGCCAGACTTGTTATGAGGGCTCGAGGAAATTATCGATTAATTCTGAATGCTAGCCTTTATCCAGACATGAAGCTTACGAATATGGACAAGAAAGGCATCACTTTTGCCTGCGTGAACAGCGCTGGTGAGGGGAAAGATACACTTTCAACATTTGCTCTGAAATTTAAGGATCCTTCTATAGTTGAAGATTTTCGAGCAGAGGTCAACAAGCACAAGTCTACTGCTCCAGTAGCACTGAGAACCCCAGAAAATTCTCCCAAAGCTGATGAATGA
- the LOC121806005 gene encoding thionin-like protein 2 yields MEVRKLLRALVVLVLCVGMLSEKSTASTFKECYTKCFIFCMIEPSQTLCSCTTNCLKDCIFQEIQNDVHDDSDNLGFCKLGCAFSMCSAFSSKHKPNGEKVDGCVGSCSNKCTKSYTSP; encoded by the exons ATGGAGGTGAGGAAATTATTGAGAGCACTTGTTGTGCTAGTTTTATGTGTAGGCATGCTAAGTGAAAAATCCACTGCTTCTACTTTCAAAGAATGCTACACAAAATGCTTCATCTTCTGCATGATTGAACCTTCACAAACCCTTTGTTCCTGCACCACCAACTGCTTGAAGGATTGCATCTTCCAAGAAATCCAGAATGATGTTCATGACGATTCCGACAACCTCGGCTTCTGCAAACTCGGCTGCGCCTTCTCCATGTGCTCGGCTTTCAGCTCCAAACACAAGCCCA ATGGTGAGAAGGTGGATGGCTGTGTGGGATCATGTTCCAACAAGTGCACCAAGAGCTATACTTCACCTTAG
- the LOC121806003 gene encoding coatomer subunit beta'-2-like, whose product MPLRLEIKRKLAQRSERVKSVDLHPTEPWILASLYSGTLCIWDYQTQTMVKSFEVTEQPVRSAKFIARKQWVVAGSDDMHIRVYNYNTMDKVKVFEAHTDYIRCVAVHPTLPYVLSSSDDMLIKLWDWEKGWLCTQIFEGHSHYVMQVTFNPKDTNTFASASLDRTIKIWNLGSPDPNFTLDAHLKGVNCVDYFTGGDKPYLITGSDDHTAKVWDYQTKSCVQTLEGHTHNVSAVCFHPELPIIITGSEDGTVRIWHSTTYRLENTLNYGFERVWAVSYMRGSRRVVIGYDEGTIMVKLGREVPVASMDNSGKIIWSKHNEIQTVNIKSVGADYDVADGERLPLAVKELGTCDLYPQSLKHNPNGRFVVVCGDGEYIIYTALAWRNKSFGSALEFVWSTEGEYAVRESTSKIKIYTKNFQEKKSIRPTFSAEHIYGGTLLAICSNDFICFYDWAECRLIRRIDVNVKNLYWADSGDLVAIASDSSFYILKYNRDVVSAHLDSGRSVDEQGVEDAFELLYEISERVRTGLWVGDCFIYNNSSWRLNYCVGGEVTTMFHLDRPMYLLGYLANQSRVFLIDKEFNVTGYTLLLSLIEYKTLVMRGDLERANKVLSSIPREHHNSVAHFLESRGMVEDALEVATDVDYRFELAIQLGKLEIAKEIATEAQSESKWKQLGELAMSTGKLGMAEECLKQANDLSGLLLLYSSLGNAEGISELVSLAKEHGKYNVAFLCLFMLGKLEDCLQLLIESNRIPEAALMARSYLPSKVSEIVALWRKDLNKINQKAAESLADPEEYPNMFEDWQVALAVEAKAAETRGNFPPAAEYMQHADRSTASLVEIFRNMQIEEDEHLENGGLDYDVKDGEPNGDSLQVPDDTPN is encoded by the exons ATG CCGCTCAGACTAGAAATCAAG AGGAAACTTGCACAAAGATCAGAAAGAGTAAAGTCTGTGGATCTACATCCAACAGAGCCATG GATATTGGCGAGCCTGTATTCGGGGACTCTTTGCATCTGGGATTATCAGACCCAG ACAATGGTTAAATCTTTTGAGGTTACTGAACAGCCAG TTAGATCTGCTAAGTTTATAGCACGAAAACAGTGGGTGGTTGCTGGCTCTGATGACATGCACATACGTGTCTACAATTACAATACAATGGATAAGGTTAAAGTATTTGAGGCCCACACAGACTATATCAGGTGTGTGGCAGTTCATCCCACTCTCCCTTATGTGTTGTCATCCTCAGATGATATGCTCATAAAACTCTGGGACTGGGAAAAGGGGTGGTTATGCACTCAAATATTTGAGGGTCACTCCCACTATGTGATGCAAGTGACTTTTAATCCTAAAGATACCAATACTTTTGCCAGTGCATCTCTTGATCGCACCATTAAG ATTTGGAACCTTGGCTCCCCTGATCCGAATTTCACTCTTGATGCTCACCTGAAAGGAGTCAACTGTGTTGATTATTTTACTGGTGGTGATAAACCTTATTTAATCACTGGCTCTGATGATCACACTGCTAAG GTTTGGGATTATCAGACAAAGAGTTGTGTCCAGACACTAGAAGGACACACGCATAATGTTTCGGCAGTTTGTTTCCACCCTGAACTCCCCATTATAATAACAGGTTCTGAGGATGGTACAGTTCGCATATGGCATTCCACCACATATAG ACTTGAAAACACATTGAATTACGGTTTTGAAAGAGTTTGGGCTGTTAGTTACATGAGAGGATCAAGACG GGTTGTAATTGGCTATGATGAAGGAACCATAATGGTAAAGCTTGGTCGAGAAGTACCTGTTGCAAGCATGGACAACAGTGGGAAAATTATATGGTCTAAGCATAATGAGATCCAGACAGTCAACATTAAGAGTGTTGGGGCCGATTATGAT GTTGCTGATGGAGAGAGATTGCCTTTAGCTGTGAAGGAATTGGGAACCTGTGACCTTTATCCACAG AGTTTGAAACACAACCCTAATGGTAGGTTTGTTGTTGTATGCGGGGATGGTGAGTACATCATATACACAGCTTTGGCATGGAGAAACAAATCCTTTGGGTCAGCTTTGGAATTTGTTTGGTCCACAGAAGGAGAATATGCTGTTAGGGAAAGTACATCAAAGATTAAGATCTACACTAAAAATTTCCAG GAGAAGAAAAGTATCCGCCCTACATTTTCGGCTGAGCACATCTATGGTGGCACTTTATTGGCAATTTGCTcaaatgattttatttgtttctaTGATTGGGCTGAATGCAGGTTGATCCGACGTATTGATGTCAATGTTAAG AATCTTTACTGGGCTGATAGCGGTGATTTGGTGGCCATTGCTAGTGATTCGTCATTCTACATACTTAAGTATAAT CGGGATGTTGTTTCTGCTCATCTGGACAGTGGGAGATCGGTAGATGAACAAGGGGTGGAAGATGCTTTTGAGCTTCTTTATGAAATTAGTGAACGAGTACGAACTGGGCTCTGGGTTGGGGACTGTTTTATCTACAATAACTCCTCTTGGAGGCTTAATTACTGCGTTGGTGGTGAG GTGACAACAATGTTTCATCTAGACCGACCTATGTACCTGCTTGGGTATCTTGCTAATCAAAGTCGTGTTTTTCTCATCGACAAAGAATTTAA TGTTACTGGATATACCTTGCTGCTCAGCTTGATCGAGTACAAGACTCTTGTCATGAGGGGTGATCTGGAGAGGGCAAATAAGGTCCTATCATCAATTCCAAGGGAGCATCATAACAG TGTGGCCCATTTCTTGGAATCACGAGGGATGGTAGAAGATGCCCTTGAAGTTGCTACGGATGTGGACTACAGATTTGAGTTAGCCATACAACTTGGCAAGCTCGAGATTGCAAAG GAAATAGCAACTGAAGCACAGAGTGAGTCTAAATGGAAACAATTGGGTGAATTAGCCATGTCTACTGGAAAG TTGGGGATGGCAGAAGAGTGCTTGAAGCAAGCTAATGACCTTAGTGGTTTATTGCTACTCTATTCATCTTTAGGCAATGCTGAGGGAATTAGTGAACTTGTCTCTCTTGCAAAAGAACATGGTAAATACAATGTTGCATTTCTTTGTCTGTTTATGTTGGGTAAATTGGAGGACTGCCTACAGCTGTTGATAGAGAG CAATCGGATACCTGAAGCTGCATTGATGGCTCGGTCTTACCTTCCAAGTAAGGTGTCAGAAATTGTTGCTCTTTGGAGAAAGGACCTTAACAAG ATCAACCAGAAAGCTGCAGAATCACTTGCTGATCCTGAAGAATACCCAAATATGTTTGAGGATTGGCAAGTCGCACTTGCTGTTGAAGCTAAAGCTGCCGAGACTAG GGGCAATTTTCCTCCAGCAGCAGAATACATGCAACATGCCGATAGATCAACAGCAAGTCTTGTAGAAATCTTCAGAAACATGCAAATAGAAGAAGATGAGCACCTAGAAAATGGAGGCTTGGATTATGATGTAAAG GATGGAGAACCAAATGGTGATTCGTTACAAGTGCCGGATGACACACCCAACTAG